A window from Chiloscyllium punctatum isolate Juve2018m chromosome 3, sChiPun1.3, whole genome shotgun sequence encodes these proteins:
- the LOC140456921 gene encoding vascular endothelial growth factor A-like isoform X4 → MKSFLNLLNCFLVTLLYVDSTKMAHIPNERARKSEVIKFMEVWNRSHCQPMEILVDILQEYPEEVEHIFKPSCVLLRRCGGCCSDEGLECVPTEVNNVTMEVMKIKPHYGNHLSQMHFEEHTKCVCRPKKDRHDAAKRCEKPRR, encoded by the exons ATGAAATCGTTTCTAAATTTGCTCAACTGTTTTCTAGTCACCCTGCTGTACGTTGACAGTACGAAG ATGGCGCACATCCCGAACGAAAGAGCTCGCAAGAGCGAAG TTATCAAGTTCATGGAGGTGTGGAACAGGAGTCATTGCCAACCGATGGAGATCCTCGTGGACATCTTGCAGGAGTACCCAGAGGAAGTGGAGCACATCTTCAAGCCTTCTTGCGTGCTTCTGAGGAGATGTGGGGGATGCTGCAGCGATGAAGGGTTAGAGTGTGTGCCCACAGAAGTGAATAATGTCACAATGGAG GTAATGAAAATCAAGCCTCACTACGGGAACCATTTAAGTCAAATGCACTTTGAGGAACACACTAAATGTGTTTGCAG ACCAAAGAAAGATAGACATGATGCAGCAAAAAG